TCGAATGACAAATCATTTGAATTGCTGCTAAAGCAACTTGGCCTTCCTTCAACAGCTAAGCATAAAGCAATCCTTTCTTTTTTAAAAAATGAAGGGCTCCCTTTTTCAAAATCATTTTTGCAAAAAGCGGTGTCCCTGTTGAAGAATGAAAACATCAGTCAAAATGTGGCTGTTCTTAAATTAATGGTTGATCGGAATTTGCCATTTCGCCAGTCGATTTTCGATGCTTTGAACAGTTTGACATCGAATAAGCCGTTCGTAAGCCAGTTACAACAAATCGTAAATTCGTTGAATAAAACGCCAAATTTGTCCCCATCAGCAGTGCATTTAAATGACAATCTATTGAAGATGATAGACCAGCTACATTGGATGAAAAGCGGTGGAGGAACAAGCTTAGCATCTAATGAAAACGACTGGGAGAAACATTTTCCCCTTAAAACAATACTGGACATCTTAGGATTTCACTATGAAAAAAATCTTACAAAATTTTTAAAAGGGCATGTTCCGATCGATGAATTTAAAAATCAATTAATGACAATAAAACCTACATTACTCTCTCTACTTAAAGAAGACATTCCTACGGAAATAAAAACATTAATACAAGAAACAGTCCAAAGAATTACAGGACAGCAGTTGCTTTTTAAAAATAATGATTCAATGGTGCAGTTGTTTTTTCAGCTTCCTATCCTTAATCAGTTCGGAAAACCTGATTCGATTGTTCACTTTCAAGGAAAACAGAAAAAAGGACAGATCGATCCGGATTTCTGCCGAATTTTATTTTATTTAAATTTGGAAAAATTAAACGAAATCGTTGTTGATGTCCACATTCAAAACCGGATCATTTCCCTTTCTATTTACAATGAAAATGAGTATCCCGTAACAAAATTAAAGCCACTCGAACGATCGTTAAAAACAAGACTTGATCAAGCAGGATACAACCTAACATCAGTCAAGTGGATGAAACAGACAGTAAAACAGCAGTCCTTTGACAATATGTATAGTGAACACGCCGGCGGTTTTCAAGGAGTCGATGTAAAGATATGAGTAAAAACAACTACAGAAAAAAAGCAGCGGCTCTATCTTACGATTCATCCGATCATGCGGCGCCAAAGCTTATAGCGAAAGGCAGCGGAGAAATAGCTGAAAAAATCATAGAGATGGCTGAATCCAATCACATTCCAATTCAACAGGATCCCACCCTCGTTCAACTATTGCATGAACTTGAAATAAATGAAACCATCCCTGAAGACTTGTACAAGGCTGTAGCGGAAATATTTGCTTTTATTTACAAATTGGAGAAAGAAACCGATTAATCTGCAAGAAGAACCTCTTTGCGGGCAATAATAAAACGACTACCCATTTAAAAGGAGGTTTTTTCTTTGGATAACAAAAATAATGAAAGTGAAAATATGTCATCTATCTTTACTAACGAAGAAGAAATTGCGGAAGAGTTCGGCGTATTTCAAACAATGACTGAAAGAGATTTTTTAATCTTTCATTTACTGAAAAAGGCGCAAGAAGAGAAGGAAAAAAAGGAAAATCATAAAGATCGTGATGATCATAAATAAATGTTACGGTGGACAATGCAAAGGATCTTTATATACAATATCAATGGGAACTGAAACAATAGATTGAATGGGAGGATAATAGAGATGAATATCCATGAATATCAGGGTAAAGAAATCTTGCGGCAATACGGCGTTTCCGTTTCTAACGGCAAAGTCGCATTTTCTGCCGATGAAGCGGTGGAAGCTGCTAAAAGCTTAAACTCAAATGTTTACGTGGTTAAGGCTCAAATCCATGCAGGTGGCCGCGGTAAGGCTGGAGGCGTAAAGATCGCCAAAAACCTTGATGAAGTTCGTACATATGCTGATGAGCTACTCGGGAAAACACTTGTTACACACCAAACAGGCCCTGAAGGTAAAGAAGTGAAACGCCTTTTGATCGAAGAAGGCATCGACATTAAAAAAGAATACTATGTCGGTCTTGTTATCGACCGTGCAACAGATCGCGTCGTTATGATGGCATCTGAAGAAGGCGGCACAGAGATCGAACAAGTCGCAGAAGAAACGCCCGAGAAAATATTCAAAGAAGTGATCGATCCTGCCATTGGTTTGCAAGGTTTCCAAGCGCGCAGATTAGCTTTTAATATCAATATTCCTAATGAACTTGTGAACAAGGCTGCGAAATTTATGCTTGGCCTTTATCAAGTTTTCATTGAGAAAGACTGTTCAATCGCTGAAATTAACCCGCTTGTCGTAACAGGTGATGGAAACGTGGTTGCCCTTGATGCAAAACTAAATTTCGATTCCAATGCGCTTTACCGTCATAAAGATATTCAAGAATTGCGCGATTTCGACGAAGAAGATCCGAAAGAAATCGAAGCTTCAAAATATGACTTGAGCTATATTGCGCTGGATGGAAATATTGGCTGTATGGTTAATGGCGCCGGCCTCGCAATGGCGACGATGGACATTATTAAACATTACAACGGCGATCCCGCAAACTTCCTTGATGTTGGGGGAGGCGCAACAGCTGAGAAAGTAACAGAAGCGTTCAAAATTATTCTTTCTGATCCGAATGTAAAAGGCATCTACGTTAATATTTTTGGCGGCATTATGAAATGTGACGTCATTGCAGAAGGTGTTGTAGAAGCATCAAAACAAGTGGGGTTAGAGATTCCGCTGGTTGTTCGTTTGGAAGGTACGAATGTGGATGCAGGGAAACGCATTTTACAGGAGTCTGGCTTAAACATTACGGCTGCTGAGTCTATGGCTGACGGCGCACAAAAAATTGTTGAGTTAGTAAAATAGAAAGGCGGGATTGCGAAGATGAGTGTTTTTATAAATAAAGATACGAAAGTAATTGTTCAAGGAATTACCGGTTCTACAGCATTGTTTCATACGAAGCAAATGCTCGAATATGGTACAAAAATTGTAGGCGGAGTTACCCCAGGCAAGGGCGGTACAGAAGTCGAAGGTGTACCGGTATTCAATACTGTTGAAGAAGCAGTGAAGGAAACTGGCGCAAATGCTTCGGTTATTTATGTTCCGGCTCCTTTTGCCGCAGATGCGATTATAGAAGCGGCAGATTCTGACATTGATCTTGTTATCTGTATTACAGAACATATCCCTGTTCTTGATATGGTAAAAGTAAAACGTTACTTGCAAGGCAGAAAAACACGTTTAGTCGGGCCAAACTGCCCTGGTGTCATTACACCTGAAGAGTGCAAAATCGGTATTATGCCAGGCTATATTCACAAAAAAGGCCATGTAGGTGTTGTTTCGCGTTCCGGAACATTAACGTACGAAGCAGTCCATCAATTATCTGAAGCCGGAATCGGACAATCAACGGCTGTCGGCATTGGTGGCGATCCAGTAAATGGAACGGATTTCATCGATGTGTTAAAGGCGTTTAACGAAGATGAAGATACATACGCTGTGATTATGATTGGTGAAATCGGAGGAACGGCTGAAGAAGAAGCTGCGGAGTGGGTTAAGGCGAATATGACAAAGCCAGTCGTCGGATTTATTGGCGGCCAAACAGCCCCTCCAGGAAAGCGTATGGGACATGCTGGCGCGATTATTTCCGGAGGAAAAGGAACGGCAGCTGAAAAAATCAGTAAAATGAATGAATGCGGCATTAAAGTGGCAGAAACACCTGCTGTCATGGGTGAAACATTAATCTCAGTACTGAAAGAAAATAATCTTCTAGAGAAATGCATTACCCATAAAGCTTAATTGCGGCGGCAACTAGAATAGCTCCTTCACAGGGGCTATTTTTTTAAAAGAAATATGCTCTTTCACAAATTGGCCTCCGAACAATGACGCGTCAGCGTTTTGTTAAATCTAGAAAAAGCGAAGAATGATGAAATGAGGGGATGAAGCGATTTGCATCTGTTTACTGAAAGAAAAATGCGCTTGTTGCATATATACAGCTGTAGGGGAATGGGGCTAAAAACAATCGACAAAATGTTTGCCCATGATCCAACATTTAAAGAAGTTTACAATATGTCGAAAAATGATCTTAAATTTTATTATCAAATGAACGAAAAGCAAGCTGACGTTTTCCATCAAGATCTTAACAAATCAATTGATGAACTATTCCGCACTGAACACGGCTCCTTTCAATTTATTACCCGCCTTGACAAAGAATATCCTCACCAGCTCAGACATATTTTTGACCCCCCTTGGATTCTATTTTACAAAGGCGATCTCTCCTTGCTTCACAAAGAAAAATCTCTCGCAGTTGTCGGGACAAGATATCCTACAAAACAAGCCCTCCCTATTATGAAACAAATCCTGTACCCTTTAATTAGAAATGATTGGTGCATCGTTAGTGGCCTTGCGTATGGCATTGACGCACTTAGCCACCAGCTTGCATTGAATGAAAACGGAAGCACGATTGCAGTTTTAGGTTCAGGCCTTCAATCCATTTATCCAAAAGAACATAAAAAGCTTGCGGAAACGATAGCGAATAACGGGTTGTTGCTATCAGAATTTTTGCCGTTGCAACCTCCGGCTAAATGGCAGTTCCCACTCCGCAATCGAATCATCAGCGGCCTTACAAGAGGAACGCTTGTCGTAGAGGCGAAAGAAAAAAGCGGATCACTCATTACAGCGGATCAAGCGCTTGAACAAGGAAGGGAAGTATTTGCGATTCCAGGTTCCGTATTAAACCCAAATAGTAAGGGAACGAACAACTTAATTCAACAAGGAGCAAAAATGGTATTATGTTCACAAGATATTGAAAATGAGCTCTTTATTGAAAAAAATTAGTACGGACTATTTGACAAAAGATGAACGAGTATTTAATAATAGGGAAGATTTTAAAATTCCTGTGAGGGGGGAGAAGCTTTAGCATGGAAGATTACTTAGTAATCGTTGAGTCTCCCGCAAAAGCGAAAACGATAAAAAAATATTTAGGAAAAAAATATGAAGTCAAAGCATCAATGGGACATGTACGTGATTTGCCAAGAAGTCAAATCGGTGTTGATGTCGAACAACACTTTCAACCTAAATACATTACAATTCGTGGGAAAGGCCCGATTTTAAAAGAATTAAAGGATGCTGCAAAGAAAGTTAAAAAAGTTTATCTTGCAGCTGACCCTGACCGTGAAGGCGAAGCCATTGCATGGCATTTAGCCCACAGCTTAAACATTGATCAAGATTCGGATTGCCGGGTCGTATTCAACGAAATTACAAAGGACGCCATTAAAGA
The sequence above is a segment of the Pueribacillus theae genome. Coding sequences within it:
- a CDS encoding EscU/YscU/HrcU family type III secretion system export apparatus switch protein → MSKNNYRKKAAALSYDSSDHAAPKLIAKGSGEIAEKIIEMAESNHIPIQQDPTLVQLLHELEINETIPEDLYKAVAEIFAFIYKLEKETD
- the sucC gene encoding ADP-forming succinate--CoA ligase subunit beta, which encodes MNIHEYQGKEILRQYGVSVSNGKVAFSADEAVEAAKSLNSNVYVVKAQIHAGGRGKAGGVKIAKNLDEVRTYADELLGKTLVTHQTGPEGKEVKRLLIEEGIDIKKEYYVGLVIDRATDRVVMMASEEGGTEIEQVAEETPEKIFKEVIDPAIGLQGFQARRLAFNINIPNELVNKAAKFMLGLYQVFIEKDCSIAEINPLVVTGDGNVVALDAKLNFDSNALYRHKDIQELRDFDEEDPKEIEASKYDLSYIALDGNIGCMVNGAGLAMATMDIIKHYNGDPANFLDVGGGATAEKVTEAFKIILSDPNVKGIYVNIFGGIMKCDVIAEGVVEASKQVGLEIPLVVRLEGTNVDAGKRILQESGLNITAAESMADGAQKIVELVK
- the dprA gene encoding DNA-processing protein DprA — translated: MGLKTIDKMFAHDPTFKEVYNMSKNDLKFYYQMNEKQADVFHQDLNKSIDELFRTEHGSFQFITRLDKEYPHQLRHIFDPPWILFYKGDLSLLHKEKSLAVVGTRYPTKQALPIMKQILYPLIRNDWCIVSGLAYGIDALSHQLALNENGSTIAVLGSGLQSIYPKEHKKLAETIANNGLLLSEFLPLQPPAKWQFPLRNRIISGLTRGTLVVEAKEKSGSLITADQALEQGREVFAIPGSVLNPNSKGTNNLIQQGAKMVLCSQDIENELFIEKN
- the sucD gene encoding succinate--CoA ligase subunit alpha → MSVFINKDTKVIVQGITGSTALFHTKQMLEYGTKIVGGVTPGKGGTEVEGVPVFNTVEEAVKETGANASVIYVPAPFAADAIIEAADSDIDLVICITEHIPVLDMVKVKRYLQGRKTRLVGPNCPGVITPEECKIGIMPGYIHKKGHVGVVSRSGTLTYEAVHQLSEAGIGQSTAVGIGGDPVNGTDFIDVLKAFNEDEDTYAVIMIGEIGGTAEEEAAEWVKANMTKPVVGFIGGQTAPPGKRMGHAGAIISGGKGTAAEKISKMNECGIKVAETPAVMGETLISVLKENNLLEKCITHKA